In a genomic window of bacterium:
- the secF gene encoding protein translocase subunit SecF: MKLPFSFIKFRKVFYLFSLLLVLVSILLVVFWRFNLGIDFAGGSVLKIRFEKEVTKDRVAAQLKQAGFDYFQIQPSEKEYFIRTQNLEENDYCKLKEALRKVADFKELSYESVGPSVSKDLQRKALLGVVLASIAIILYVAYAFRSVPEGYSSWFFGIVAVIALIHDALIVLGSFSFLGHFSPKIVIDSYFITALLTTIGYSVNDTIVVFDRVRENLIKEEGALADLADLSIWQTLARSVGTAFTTILVLLSLYLLGGESIKNFSLALAIGVGIGTYSSIFLATPLLVDLLQRKKKKVV; the protein is encoded by the coding sequence ATGAAATTACCTTTTAGTTTTATAAAATTCAGAAAAGTGTTTTACCTTTTTTCTTTATTGCTTGTTTTGGTTTCCATTCTTTTAGTTGTTTTCTGGCGTTTTAATCTTGGTATAGATTTTGCCGGAGGTAGTGTATTAAAAATTAGGTTTGAAAAAGAAGTGACTAAAGACAGAGTAGCCGCCCAACTAAAACAGGCTGGTTTTGATTATTTTCAAATCCAACCTTCAGAAAAAGAGTATTTTATCCGCACCCAAAACTTAGAGGAGAATGATTATTGCAAGCTCAAAGAAGCTTTAAGAAAAGTAGCTGATTTTAAGGAACTTTCTTATGAGAGTGTTGGCCCTTCAGTCAGTAAGGATTTACAGCGCAAGGCATTATTAGGGGTTGTTCTGGCTTCTATAGCTATTATTTTATATGTAGCTTATGCTTTTCGCAGTGTGCCTGAGGGGTATTCCAGTTGGTTTTTTGGTATAGTGGCAGTTATTGCTTTAATTCATGATGCTCTGATTGTTTTGGGCAGTTTTTCTTTTTTGGGCCATTTTAGTCCAAAAATAGTTATTGATTCTTACTTTATTACCGCTCTTTTGACTACTATTGGCTATTCTGTAAATGATACCATTGTTGTTTTTGACCGTGTCAGAGAAAATCTTATCAAAGAGGAGGGGGCATTAGCTGATTTGGCTGACTTATCTATTTGGCAGACATTGGCTCGTTCAGTGGGAACTGCTTTTACTACTATTTTGGTTCTTTTGTCTTTATACCTCTTAGGAGGGGAGAGTATTAAAAACTTTTCTTTGGCTTTGGCAATCGGAGTAGGTATTGGCACATATTCCTCTATATTTTTAGCCACCCCTCTTTTAGTGGATCTTTTGCAAAGAAAGAAGAAAAAGGTGGTCTAA